The proteins below are encoded in one region of Roseovarius bejariae:
- a CDS encoding NlpC/P60 family protein — protein sequence MTSPEPTFVAHPVTDLFQEVGQSRDRQLRYGEQFVITERRDGFARGHSPDTGHAGWLLEAAVMPEYARPDPTHRVRARQTHAYAEPDFKSPERAALAHLSKVAVSGQEGRFSQTELGWIPTAHLSDEPANDPVTVAEVYLGVPYLWGGNSIWGVDCSGLVHAALLACGQACPSDSGPQEAGLGRTLPTGTPPERGDLLFWKGHVAWVVDGRTLLHANVYHMAVAYEPLEEAIARIAAQGDGPVTAHKRLGGLG from the coding sequence ATGACGTCGCCCGAGCCAACCTTTGTCGCGCATCCTGTCACGGACCTTTTCCAAGAGGTGGGCCAGAGCCGTGACCGCCAGTTGCGCTATGGGGAGCAATTCGTGATCACAGAGCGGCGGGACGGGTTTGCCCGTGGGCACTCGCCCGATACGGGGCATGCGGGGTGGCTGCTTGAGGCGGCGGTTATGCCAGAGTATGCGCGGCCAGACCCAACCCATCGGGTGCGCGCGCGGCAGACACATGCCTATGCCGAGCCAGATTTCAAATCGCCCGAGCGGGCGGCCCTGGCGCATTTGTCGAAAGTGGCGGTCAGCGGGCAGGAAGGCCGGTTTTCGCAAACCGAACTGGGTTGGATTCCGACGGCGCATCTAAGTGATGAACCTGCCAACGACCCGGTGACTGTGGCCGAAGTTTACCTTGGCGTGCCCTATCTTTGGGGCGGCAACAGTATTTGGGGCGTGGATTGTTCGGGGTTGGTGCATGCGGCGCTTTTGGCCTGTGGACAGGCCTGCCCGAGTGACAGCGGCCCGCAGGAGGCGGGCCTTGGCCGGACCCTGCCGACAGGTACGCCACCGGAGCGGGGGGATCTGCTGTTCTGGAAAGGGCATGTGGCTTGGGTCGTGGATGGCAGGACCCTGTTGCATGCCAATGTTTATCACATGGCCGTGGCCTATGAGCCATTGGAGGAGGCCATCGCGCGGATCGCGGCGCAGGGGGATGGGCCAGTGACGGCGCACAAACGATTGGGAGGACTGGGATGA
- a CDS encoding leucyl aminopeptidase family protein, whose amino-acid sequence MGLNFATDTKGAIPLHVVGQDALDDWMATQPERVAAWVKAAGFSAALGKVLMVPGEDGSLAMAIAGYGTPEARARGRFHLAAVALSLPEGVYRFEGLPEGRAEEEALGWLLAGYVFDRYRTQTAPGAKLVAPEGVEAARLEAIAAGECLTRDLINTPTSDMGPSELEAACVAMAAQHEAEIEVIRGDELLERNFPLIHTVGRAAAPGAAPRLIDMQWGVAGPLLTLVGKGVCFDTGGLNLKPGGSMALMKKDMGGAATVLGLAQMIMELGLPLRLRVLIPAVENAVSGNAFRPGDILTARNGLTVEINNTDAEGRLVLADALAYAAEAEPDFMLSMATLTGAARVAVGPDLAPYFCDDAAFVGAVEQAAAQVADPVWRLPLHLPYEAMIEPGIADLDNAPKGGFAGAITAALFLRRFAGEVRYAHFDVYGWNPEAKPARPKGGVGMGARAILQSLPDVLKA is encoded by the coding sequence ATGGGACTAAACTTTGCCACCGACACCAAGGGAGCCATTCCGCTGCATGTGGTGGGCCAAGACGCGCTGGACGATTGGATGGCAACACAGCCCGAGCGCGTTGCCGCATGGGTCAAGGCCGCGGGGTTCTCTGCCGCGCTTGGCAAGGTTCTGATGGTGCCGGGCGAGGATGGAAGCCTTGCCATGGCGATCGCAGGCTATGGCACGCCCGAGGCACGGGCGCGCGGGCGGTTTCATCTGGCGGCGGTGGCGCTGAGCCTGCCGGAGGGGGTGTATCGCTTTGAAGGGCTTCCCGAGGGCCGCGCCGAGGAAGAGGCGCTGGGCTGGCTTTTGGCGGGCTATGTCTTTGACCGCTATCGCACGCAGACCGCGCCGGGGGCCAAGCTTGTCGCCCCCGAGGGTGTCGAGGCTGCGCGTCTGGAGGCGATTGCAGCGGGGGAGTGCCTGACCCGCGATCTGATCAATACCCCCACGAGCGATATGGGCCCTTCGGAATTGGAAGCGGCCTGCGTGGCCATGGCCGCACAGCACGAGGCCGAGATCGAGGTGATCCGGGGCGACGAGTTGTTGGAGCGGAACTTTCCCCTGATCCATACCGTGGGGCGGGCTGCCGCGCCCGGCGCCGCGCCGCGATTGATCGACATGCAATGGGGTGTGGCCGGGCCGTTGCTAACCCTTGTCGGTAAGGGGGTGTGTTTCGACACCGGCGGTTTGAACCTCAAGCCCGGCGGGTCTATGGCCCTGATGAAAAAGGACATGGGGGGCGCGGCCACGGTTCTGGGGCTGGCGCAGATGATCATGGAGCTGGGCCTGCCGCTGCGCTTGCGGGTGCTGATCCCGGCGGTGGAAAACGCGGTGAGCGGCAATGCCTTCCGGCCCGGTGATATCCTGACCGCGCGCAACGGACTGACCGTGGAAATCAACAACACCGATGCCGAGGGGCGCCTGGTTCTGGCCGATGCCTTGGCCTATGCGGCCGAAGCGGAGCCGGATTTCATGCTGTCGATGGCCACGCTGACCGGTGCGGCGAGGGTGGCTGTGGGCCCCGATCTGGCGCCCTATTTCTGTGACGATGCGGCTTTTGTCGGAGCCGTGGAACAGGCCGCCGCACAGGTCGCCGATCCGGTCTGGCGCTTGCCGCTGCACCTGCCCTACGAGGCGATGATCGAACCGGGGATTGCCGATCTGGATAATGCGCCCAAGGGCGGCTTTGCCGGGGCGATCACCGCGGCGCTTTTCCTGCGGCGGTTTGCGGGGGAGGTGCGATATGCGCATTTCGACGTCTACGGCTGGAACCCCGAGGCAAAACCGGCGCGTCCCAAGGGCGGTGTCGGCATGGGGGCGCGGGCGATCTTGCAGAGCTTGCCGGATGTCTTGAAAGCATGA
- a CDS encoding carbonic anhydrase gives MENARPLPSYLVQRFHGWKATAYAENKAWYRRLADEGQRPRAMMISCCDSRVHVTSIFGADQGEFFIHRNIANLVPPHEPDGNQHGTSAAVEYAVTALKVAHIIVMGHSKCGGVQGCLDMCSGRAPQLEEKSSFVGRWMDILRPGYDRVKDITDEDAQSRALEKEAVMVSLENLMTFPFVAEAVKTGDLSLHGVWHDIGEGSVEQYIPGKGAFVPV, from the coding sequence ATGGAAAACGCACGCCCATTGCCCAGCTACCTTGTACAGCGCTTCCATGGGTGGAAGGCCACGGCCTATGCCGAGAACAAGGCGTGGTACCGCCGCTTGGCAGACGAAGGCCAGCGCCCGCGTGCAATGATGATCTCCTGCTGCGACAGCCGCGTGCACGTCACCTCGATCTTCGGTGCCGATCAAGGTGAGTTCTTCATTCACCGCAATATTGCCAACCTCGTGCCGCCGCATGAACCCGATGGCAATCAGCACGGGACATCGGCGGCGGTGGAGTATGCCGTGACGGCCCTCAAGGTCGCTCATATCATCGTCATGGGGCACTCGAAATGCGGTGGCGTGCAGGGCTGTCTCGACATGTGCTCGGGCAGGGCCCCGCAACTCGAAGAGAAAAGCAGCTTCGTTGGCCGCTGGATGGACATCCTGCGCCCCGGCTATGACCGGGTCAAGGACATCACCGACGAGGACGCCCAAAGCCGCGCACTCGAAAAAGAGGCGGTCATGGTCTCACTGGAAAACCTGATGACCTTCCCCTTCGTCGCCGAAGCCGTCAAAACCGGAGACCTCAGCCTGCACGGCGTCTGGCACGACATCGGCGAAGGCAGCGTGGAACAATACATCCCCGGCAAAGGCGCGTTCGTTCCGGTCTGA
- a CDS encoding DUF4139 domain-containing protein, with product MRFTYPLVFMALPVAAWAEDIPLQSEVSAVTLYPQGATVVREVEFSTPAGRHDLILTDLPKGTPLAAVRVSVDGAVMGSVTARDDFVPPRDPDMSAAREAARAEVERLEAALRDGEADVRAIQLEVQAAKARVAFLERLGQGEAVAGMNTTDLRDLVGMIGDESLSAMRAAHEAERRAGEADRALKDLRKELEAARAALRALVPEKEARAMLAVAVSSEEATEGTVRVSYTIREAGWTPVYDLHLARESGDLRIERGAFVRQSTGENWSDVAMTLSTVRPSEQVAPSEVFPWLRRVFDPEKIRPKPLMRSEADAMVGMAAPQAEPMPVEAAQATFDGLAVTYDYPGNVSVATGADRVRLALGTLETQAQVEARAVPLHDPSAFLMARVENDMDELILPTGEAIFYLDGRFIGKQFLEMIPAGGEADLSFGPIDGLRLTRTVLGREEGQRGVITRSSDLTETVKIEVENLTGQAWPLRVLDRVPYSEQEELEVEWEATPQASEVDVDGKRGVLAWSFDIGAGETREIGLDYDLQWPEGKVLR from the coding sequence ATGCGTTTTACCTATCCCCTTGTTTTCATGGCATTGCCGGTGGCGGCATGGGCCGAGGACATCCCCCTTCAAAGCGAGGTGAGTGCGGTCACGCTGTACCCGCAAGGGGCTACCGTGGTGCGTGAGGTGGAGTTCAGCACGCCCGCCGGGCGGCATGACTTGATCCTGACGGATTTGCCCAAAGGCACGCCCTTGGCGGCTGTGCGCGTCAGTGTCGACGGTGCAGTGATGGGGAGTGTCACGGCGCGCGATGATTTCGTGCCGCCGCGTGACCCGGATATGAGCGCCGCGCGCGAGGCGGCCCGCGCCGAGGTGGAGCGGCTGGAGGCCGCGTTGCGCGATGGCGAGGCCGATGTGCGGGCGATCCAGTTGGAGGTGCAGGCGGCCAAGGCGCGGGTGGCGTTCCTGGAGCGGTTGGGCCAGGGCGAGGCCGTGGCCGGCATGAATACAACCGATCTGCGCGATCTGGTGGGGATGATCGGCGACGAAAGCCTGTCGGCGATGCGCGCGGCCCATGAGGCCGAGCGCCGGGCCGGGGAGGCGGACCGTGCCCTCAAGGACCTGCGCAAGGAGTTGGAGGCCGCGCGCGCGGCCCTGCGCGCCTTGGTGCCCGAGAAAGAGGCGCGCGCGATGCTGGCCGTGGCCGTTTCCAGTGAGGAGGCCACGGAAGGCACGGTGCGGGTCAGCTACACCATCCGCGAGGCTGGCTGGACGCCGGTCTATGACCTGCATCTGGCACGCGAGTCGGGCGATTTGCGGATCGAACGCGGCGCCTTCGTGCGGCAGAGCACGGGCGAGAACTGGAGTGATGTGGCGATGACGCTCTCCACGGTGCGCCCGTCTGAGCAGGTGGCCCCGAGCGAGGTGTTCCCGTGGTTGCGGCGGGTCTTCGACCCCGAGAAAATCCGGCCCAAACCGTTGATGCGGAGCGAGGCCGACGCGATGGTCGGGATGGCGGCACCACAGGCCGAGCCGATGCCGGTGGAGGCCGCGCAGGCGACTTTCGATGGTCTGGCGGTGACCTACGATTACCCCGGTAATGTCTCCGTGGCCACGGGTGCGGACCGTGTGCGGCTGGCGCTGGGTACGCTTGAAACGCAGGCGCAGGTCGAGGCGCGGGCCGTGCCGTTGCATGATCCGAGCGCCTTCCTGATGGCGCGGGTCGAGAATGACATGGATGAATTGATCCTGCCCACGGGCGAGGCGATATTCTATCTGGATGGGCGTTTCATCGGCAAACAGTTCCTTGAGATGATCCCGGCAGGCGGCGAGGCAGATTTGTCGTTCGGTCCCATCGACGGGTTGCGCCTGACGCGGACGGTTCTGGGCCGTGAGGAAGGGCAGCGCGGCGTCATTACCCGCTCAAGCGATTTGACCGAAACGGTGAAGATCGAGGTGGAAAACCTGACCGGGCAGGCGTGGCCGCTGCGGGTTCTGGACCGGGTCCCCTATTCCGAACAGGAAGAGCTGGAGGTGGAATGGGAGGCTACGCCGCAAGCGAGCGAAGTGGACGTGGACGGCAAACGCGGGGTGCTGGCGTGGTCCTTTGATATAGGCGCAGGGGAGACCCGCGAGATCGGGTTGGACTATGACCTGCAATGGCCCGAGGGAAAGGTTTTGCGGTAA